In Porites lutea chromosome 7, jaPorLute2.1, whole genome shotgun sequence, a single window of DNA contains:
- the LOC140943371 gene encoding uncharacterized protein yields MSVNRRYISFLAILIGSFFGYYMVFKSPYSISQVRALVHNQDRNNTANPTERVATNTADIAGDERLPIGHYVSRFDSVIGKEFIFENSTLAVVRRVLRDQTFKRKPIESIDAKTPFFDLVAPVTACSSNHYGEFKPHIEDFRKNFPGKKCYFYDLGLSDEQISEVRKMPDIVYRKFDFNAYPQHITNLRNYAWKVLIIQEMLSEFDGTMWFDSSVKFNGNLTNALIELMSRHNTGAVFYLRTTGHSIIAATQPGMLEYLPIIKEGGVKDMLQASAVVYINKDEVQRHIMKWLVICALQLDCIAPPGSKLFCGYHFPRDRFGGCHRYDQSLQNILVSNAYNHEQEKYHYWSDDFAVMRRG; encoded by the coding sequence ATGAGTGTTAACAGGCGTTACATTTCGTTTCTTGCAATCTTGATTGGTTCGTTCTTTGGATATTACATGGTATTCAAGTCACCCTACTCTATTAGTCAAGTCCGCGCCCTCGTTCATAATCAAGATCGAAACAATACTGCGAACCCTACGGAAAGAGTTGCTACCAACACTGCGGACATTGCTGGTGATGAACGCCTCCCAATCGGCCATTATGTTTCTAGATTTGACTCTGTAATTGGAAAAGagttcatttttgaaaattcaaCTTTAGCTGTGGTGAGAAGGGTTCTTCGGGATCAAACATTCAAGCGAAAGCCAATCGAGTCCATCGATGCCAAGACGCCTTTTTTCGATCTCGTGGCTCCTGTAACTGCGTGTTCAAGTAACCACTACGGAGAATTCAAACCTCACATCGAAGATTTTAGAAAGAATTTCCCTGGTAAGAAATGTTATTTTTACGATCTTGGACTTAGTGACGAGCAGATCAGTGAAGTTAGAAAGATGCCTGACATTGTGTACAGAAAATTCGACTTTAATGCGTACCCACAACACATTACTAACTTGCGTAATTATGCTTGGAAAGTGCTGATAATTCAAGAAATGCTCTCTGAATTTGACGGAACAATGTGGTTTGATTCATCTGTAAAATTCAATGGAAACCTAACCAATGCTCTAATAGAACTTATGTCCCGCCACAACACCGGAGCAGTGTTTTATCTCAGGACAACCGGCCACTCCATAATAGCAGCTACTCAGCCGGGAATGCTGGAGTACTTACCGATTATAAAAGAAGGCGGAGTTAAGGACATGCTTCAGGCTAGTGCAGTGGTTTACATCAACAAGGATGAAGTACAAAGGCATATAATGAAATGGCTTGTGATATGCGCCCTCCAATTGGACTGTATCGCACCACCTGgttcaaaattattttgtggGTATCATTTTCCTCGAGACAGGTTTGGGGGTTGTCACAGATATGACCAGTCTCTGCAAAATATACTTGTCTCAAACGCTTATAACCATGAACAAGAGAAATACCATTACTGGAGTGACGATTTTGCCGTTATGAGACGGGGGTAA